From the Labrys wisconsinensis genome, the window TCATCATCGACAAGCTGATCGAGACGGCCCAGAAGCCGCGCACCAACCGCTATTCCGCCTCCAAGGGCATTCCCGGCCTGCGCCGGGCCCAGGCCAACTATTATGCCCGCCGCTTCGGCGTGAAGCTGAACCCGGACACCCAGGTGGTGGCGACGCTCGGCTCCAAGGAGGGCTTCGCCAACATGGCGACCGCCATCACCGCGCCGGGCGACGTGGTGCTGTGCCCGAACCCGTCCTATCCCATCCACGCCTTCGGCTTCCTGATGGCGGGCGGCGTCATCCGCTCGGTGCCGGCCGAGCCGAACGCCGACTTCTTCCGCTGGACCGAGCGCGCCATGAAGCACTCGATCCCCAAGCCTATCGCCGTGGTGGTGTCCTATCCCGCCAACCCGACGGCGCTGGTGGCCAGCCTCGATTTCTACAAGGACCTCGTCGCCTTCGCGAAAGCCAACGAGATCTTCATCCTCTCCGACCTTGCCTATTCCGAGATCTATTTCGACGGCGTGCCGACGCCCTCGGTGCTGCAGGTGCCCGGCGCCATGGACGTGACGGTGGAGTTCACCACGCTGTCCAAGACCTTCTCCATGGCCGGCTGGCGCATGGGCTTCGCCGTCGGCAACGAGCGCCTCTGCGCGGCCCTGGCGCGGGTCAAGTCCTATCTCGACTACGGCGCCTTCACGCCGATCCAGGTGGCGGCGGCCGCGGCGCTGAACGGGCCGGAAGACTGCATCGTCGAGATGCGCGAGACCTATCGCAAGCGCCGCGACACGCTGGTGGAAAGCTTCGGCAAGGCCGGCTGGAAGGTGCCGGCGCCGGCGGCCTCGATGTTCGCCTGGGCGCCGATCCCGGAGAAGTTCCAGCCGCTCGGCTCGGTGGAGTTCTCCAAGCTGCTGGTCGAGAAGGCCTCCGTCGCCGTCGCGCCCGGCGTCGGCTTCGGCGAGCACGGCGACGGCTATGTCCGCATCGCCTTCGTCGAGAACGAGCAACGCATCCGCCAGGCCGCCCGCAACATCCGCAAGTTCTTCGACAGCGCCGACCAGACCCTGCACAACGTCGTGCCGCTGCAGAAGTCGGCGTGAGGGTTGGGTTGTGACAGCACGAAGCGCGGGGCCGTCGACTGGGGCCGGTGGTCTGCGCCAAGACAGTCGCCCGTGGTGTTCGCTACGAAATCGAACGATTTCGTCGGGATGGCCGGGTCAAGCCCGGCCATGACGCTGCGGGTGGTGCGGCCGTCTCAGCCCTTGCCGCCAGGGTTCCGTCATGGCCGGGCTTGACCCGGCCATCCACGCGCGCAGGA encodes:
- a CDS encoding LL-diaminopimelate aminotransferase, translated to MSDFYSTRRLPPYVFEQVNRVKAAARAQGDDIIDLGMGNPDLPTPKFIIDKLIETAQKPRTNRYSASKGIPGLRRAQANYYARRFGVKLNPDTQVVATLGSKEGFANMATAITAPGDVVLCPNPSYPIHAFGFLMAGGVIRSVPAEPNADFFRWTERAMKHSIPKPIAVVVSYPANPTALVASLDFYKDLVAFAKANEIFILSDLAYSEIYFDGVPTPSVLQVPGAMDVTVEFTTLSKTFSMAGWRMGFAVGNERLCAALARVKSYLDYGAFTPIQVAAAAALNGPEDCIVEMRETYRKRRDTLVESFGKAGWKVPAPAASMFAWAPIPEKFQPLGSVEFSKLLVEKASVAVAPGVGFGEHGDGYVRIAFVENEQRIRQAARNIRKFFDSADQTLHNVVPLQKSA